The following proteins are encoded in a genomic region of Necator americanus strain Aroian chromosome II, whole genome shotgun sequence:
- a CDS encoding hypothetical protein (NECATOR_CHRII.G8732.T1), translating into MLFTYDTLMLARSLLLARGDAVMLASRSASAAPSSKPTGSRVKTFEIYRFNPDKPGSKPVMQKYDIDLNDCGTMVLDALIKIKNEVDPTLTFRRSCREGICGSCAMNIGGENTLACIQKIDTDTSKTTKIYPLPHMFVVKDLVPDMNLFYEQYASIQPWLQKKTSLKLGDKQMFQSVKERDRLDGLYECILCACCSTSCPSYWWNADKYLGPAVLMQAYRWIIDSRDDYPMERLHRMHDAYSAFKCHTIMNCTKTCPKHLNPAKAIGEIKSLLTGIKTKPAPEPAKF; encoded by the exons ATGCTATTCACATACGATACTTT AATGCTGGCTCGTTCTCTACTTCTGGCTCGTGGAGATGCGGTTATGCTTGCTAGTCGTTCCGCTTCTGCGGCCCCTTCATCAAAACCAACTGGTTCGCGAGTGAAAACCTTCGAAATTTATCGCTTCAACCCCGACAAGCCGGGATCAAAGCCAGTGATGCAG aaatatgaCATTGATTTGAACGATTGCGGTACTATGGTTCTGGATGCCCTCATCAAGATCAAGAACGAGGTTGATCCTACCCTCACATTCAGAAGAAGCTGTCGGGAAG GAATCTGTGGTTCATGTGCAATGAACATTGGTGGAGAGAATACCCTCGCCTGCATCCAGAAGATTGATACAGATACAAGCAAGACCACCAAGATCTATCCTCTACCACATATGTTTGTTGTTAAG GATCTCGTTCCTGACATGAATCTGTTCTATGAACAGTACGCATCAATTCAGCCATGGCTTCAGAAGAAAACCAGTCTTAAACTTGGCGATAAACAGATGTTCCAGAGTGTCAAGGAACGCGATAGACTG GATGGACTTTACGAATGCATTCTCTGCGCATGTTGCTCGACTTCTTGTCCATCTTACTGGTGGAACGCTGACAAGTACTTGGGGCCGGCTGTCTTGATGCAGGCTTACAG ATGGATCATTGACTCTCGCGATGATTATCCAATGGAACGTCTGCATCGCATGCACGATGCTTATTCGGCATTCAAATGTCACACAATCATGAATTGCACTAAGACTTGCCCCAAG CATCTGAACCCTGCCAAGGCCATCGGTGAGATTAAGTCGCTTCTCACTGGCATTAAAACCAAGCCAGCTCCAGAACCTGCCAAGTTCTAA
- a CDS encoding hypothetical protein (NECATOR_CHRII.G8732.T2), with protein sequence MLARSLLLARGDAVMLASRSASAAPSSKPTGSRVKTFEIYRFNPDKPGSKPVMQKYDIDLNDCGTMVLDALIKIKNEVDPTLTFRRSCREGICGSCAMNIGGENTLACIQKIDTDTSKTTKIYPLPHMFVVKDLVPDMNLFYEQYASIQPWLQKKTSLKLGDKQMFQSVKERDRLDGLYECILCACCSTSCPSYWWNADKYLGPAVLMQAYRWIIDSRDDYPMERLHRMHDAYSAFKCHTIMNCTKTCPKHLNPAKAIGEIKSLLTGIKTKPAPEPAKF encoded by the exons ATGCTGGCTCGTTCTCTACTTCTGGCTCGTGGAGATGCGGTTATGCTTGCTAGTCGTTCCGCTTCTGCGGCCCCTTCATCAAAACCAACTGGTTCGCGAGTGAAAACCTTCGAAATTTATCGCTTCAACCCCGACAAGCCGGGATCAAAGCCAGTGATGCAG aaatatgaCATTGATTTGAACGATTGCGGTACTATGGTTCTGGATGCCCTCATCAAGATCAAGAACGAGGTTGATCCTACCCTCACATTCAGAAGAAGCTGTCGGGAAG GAATCTGTGGTTCATGTGCAATGAACATTGGTGGAGAGAATACCCTCGCCTGCATCCAGAAGATTGATACAGATACAAGCAAGACCACCAAGATCTATCCTCTACCACATATGTTTGTTGTTAAG GATCTCGTTCCTGACATGAATCTGTTCTATGAACAGTACGCATCAATTCAGCCATGGCTTCAGAAGAAAACCAGTCTTAAACTTGGCGATAAACAGATGTTCCAGAGTGTCAAGGAACGCGATAGACTG GATGGACTTTACGAATGCATTCTCTGCGCATGTTGCTCGACTTCTTGTCCATCTTACTGGTGGAACGCTGACAAGTACTTGGGGCCGGCTGTCTTGATGCAGGCTTACAG ATGGATCATTGACTCTCGCGATGATTATCCAATGGAACGTCTGCATCGCATGCACGATGCTTATTCGGCATTCAAATGTCACACAATCATGAATTGCACTAAGACTTGCCCCAAG CATCTGAACCCTGCCAAGGCCATCGGTGAGATTAAGTCGCTTCTCACTGGCATTAAAACCAAGCCAGCTCCAGAACCTGCCAAGTTCTAA